From a single Aureimonas sp. AU20 genomic region:
- a CDS encoding GNAT family N-acetyltransferase, whose translation MDRIETERLRLRNFCAGDAEGLLAYLHEPQARCFLSLRLADLAAAEAEAIRRGSSDEHVAIALRGSDRLIGDLFAMHEEPDTYSVGWNLDAAHGGAGFAHEAARALFSHLFEEKGARRLYAYVEVDNAPSRRLCEKLGMRVEGTFIEFVTFTDAPDGTPRYEDTMQYAILRREWAS comes from the coding sequence ATGGACAGGATCGAGACGGAGCGGCTGCGCTTGCGGAACTTTTGCGCGGGCGACGCGGAAGGGCTTCTCGCCTACCTGCATGAGCCGCAGGCGCGGTGTTTCCTGTCGTTGCGGCTGGCGGACCTTGCGGCCGCCGAGGCGGAGGCGATCCGCCGCGGCTCGTCCGACGAGCACGTCGCGATCGCCCTTCGCGGGTCCGACCGCTTGATCGGCGACCTCTTCGCCATGCACGAGGAGCCCGATACCTACTCGGTGGGCTGGAACCTCGACGCCGCGCACGGGGGCGCCGGGTTCGCGCACGAGGCGGCTCGGGCGCTTTTCTCGCACCTGTTCGAAGAGAAGGGCGCGCGGCGCCTCTACGCCTATGTCGAGGTCGACAACGCCCCCTCCCGGCGCCTGTGCGAAAAGCTCGGGATGCGCGTTGAGGGCACGTTCATCGAGTTCGTCACCTTCACCGACGCCCCGGACGGCACGCCGCGCTACGAGGACACGATGCAGTACGCGATCCTGCGGAGGGAATGGGCGAGCTGA
- a CDS encoding cytochrome P450 — translation MTHAAELPSSSTTPGFLREAGSTARALVAIVRDPLKALPPEVYSEPVVVSRLARRDRVYLSDPVLIHEALVKNADALGKGEDVRRALGPALGQGLLTADGAHWKWQRQSVAGAFRHDKLLALQPAMIAAARRTSGRWRADRAESVDISHEMMRTTFDIIVETMMSGGAGIDVARVERGITDYLAPSGWVFAFGILGAPDWMPYPGRGKAQAAVAFLRSSLASVVAGRRRSGETRQDLVGMLLSAADPETGRTMSDEEMVDNLMTFITAGHETTALGLAWTFHLLAKHPAVEAKVLAEIAAVTGGAPVEAEHIAELAYTKQVFSEAMRLYPPAPIITRTALRDIVLGGRQIAEGTVLYVPIHAVHHHGALWDDPETFDPDRFAPDAAKARHRYAYMPFGAGPRVCIGNVFALMEAVAILAVLLPEHRLARRGASDPEAIMKVTLRPKRSLVMDLEARA, via the coding sequence ATGACCCACGCAGCCGAACTTCCATCTTCTTCCACCACGCCCGGCTTCCTGCGGGAGGCGGGTTCGACGGCTCGCGCCCTGGTCGCCATCGTTCGCGATCCGCTGAAGGCGCTGCCGCCGGAGGTCTACAGCGAACCCGTCGTCGTCTCGCGCCTCGCCAGGAGGGACCGGGTCTATCTCTCCGATCCCGTTCTCATTCACGAAGCCCTGGTGAAGAACGCCGACGCGCTTGGAAAGGGCGAGGATGTGCGCCGCGCGCTCGGACCGGCGCTCGGGCAGGGCCTGCTGACGGCTGACGGCGCCCATTGGAAATGGCAGCGCCAGTCCGTCGCCGGCGCCTTTCGCCACGACAAGCTGCTGGCCCTTCAGCCCGCGATGATCGCGGCGGCCCGGCGGACGAGCGGGCGCTGGCGCGCGGACCGGGCCGAAAGCGTCGATATCTCCCACGAGATGATGCGCACGACCTTCGACATCATCGTGGAGACCATGATGTCGGGCGGCGCCGGCATCGACGTGGCGCGGGTGGAGCGCGGCATCACCGACTATCTCGCCCCGAGCGGTTGGGTGTTCGCCTTCGGCATCCTGGGCGCGCCCGACTGGATGCCGTATCCCGGCCGGGGAAAGGCGCAGGCCGCCGTCGCCTTTCTGCGCTCCAGCCTGGCCTCGGTCGTCGCCGGGCGCCGCCGGAGCGGCGAGACCCGGCAGGATCTCGTAGGCATGCTCCTCTCCGCCGCCGATCCCGAAACAGGACGGACCATGAGCGACGAGGAGATGGTCGACAATCTCATGACCTTCATCACGGCGGGCCACGAGACCACGGCGCTGGGCCTCGCCTGGACCTTCCACCTCCTGGCGAAACACCCGGCCGTGGAGGCGAAGGTGCTGGCGGAGATCGCCGCTGTTACGGGCGGCGCACCGGTGGAGGCGGAGCATATCGCGGAGCTCGCCTATACCAAGCAGGTCTTCTCCGAAGCCATGCGGCTTTATCCCCCCGCCCCCATCATCACGCGCACGGCGCTTCGGGACATCGTTCTGGGCGGCCGCCAGATCGCGGAGGGAACGGTGCTCTACGTGCCGATCCACGCGGTTCACCATCACGGCGCCCTTTGGGACGATCCCGAAACCTTCGATCCCGACCGCTTCGCGCCGGACGCAGCCAAGGCCCGTCACCGCTACGCCTATATGCCCTTCGGCGCCGGTCCTCGCGTCTGCATCGGCAATGTCTTCGCGCTGATGGAGGCGGTCGCCATCCTAGCGGTTCTCCTGCCGGAACACCGGCTCGCGCGTCGCGGCGCGTCCGATCCCGAAGCGATCATGAAGGTCACGCTCCGGCCCAAGCGAAGCCTCGTCATGGATCTCGAAGCGCGCGCCTGA
- a CDS encoding VOC family protein: MFTHVMIGSNDLERARAFYDATFAALGGKPGEMDARGRLIYLHENGRLMITRPIDGNPATAANGGTIGIAAASRDHVLAWHEAGTANGGTAIESPPAERPNGAFVAYLRDPDGNKLTARTQATK; encoded by the coding sequence ATGTTCACTCACGTCATGATCGGCAGCAACGACCTGGAGCGGGCAAGGGCCTTTTACGACGCCACGTTCGCGGCTCTCGGAGGCAAGCCCGGCGAGATGGATGCCAGGGGCCGGCTGATCTACCTCCACGAGAACGGTCGCCTGATGATCACCAGACCGATCGACGGCAATCCGGCGACCGCGGCCAATGGCGGAACGATCGGCATCGCGGCGGCGAGCCGGGACCATGTCTTGGCATGGCACGAAGCCGGCACCGCGAATGGTGGCACCGCGATCGAAAGCCCGCCCGCCGAGCGCCCGAACGGCGCCTTCGTCGCCTATCTTCGCGATCCAGATGGCAACAAGCTGACGGCGCGAACTCAAGCTACGAAGTAA
- a CDS encoding TetR/AcrR family transcriptional regulator → MMSDKRQQIVETAYRLFRADGYHAVGIDRIIADAGVAKMTMYRHFRAKDELICAVLRFRAERFERQLDRLADMAPSAAARIETIVSWYEQWFARPDFHGCAFAHALAEYGDPGHPIFQAAAAQKEAFEMRLRALLLPETDEAQATRTAAVLAMLFEGATLKAQTSRAEEAIRGLRDGTQALLARAGIRS, encoded by the coding sequence ATGATGTCCGACAAGCGGCAGCAGATCGTGGAAACCGCCTATCGCCTGTTTCGGGCGGATGGCTACCATGCGGTCGGCATCGACCGGATCATCGCGGACGCGGGCGTGGCGAAGATGACGATGTACCGCCACTTCCGAGCCAAGGACGAGTTGATCTGCGCTGTCCTGCGCTTTCGCGCCGAGCGCTTCGAAAGGCAGCTCGACCGTCTGGCCGACATGGCGCCGAGCGCCGCCGCTCGGATCGAAACGATCGTGAGCTGGTACGAGCAATGGTTCGCCCGGCCGGACTTCCATGGCTGCGCCTTCGCCCATGCGCTGGCCGAGTACGGCGATCCCGGCCATCCCATCTTCCAGGCGGCCGCTGCCCAGAAGGAGGCGTTCGAGATGCGGCTGCGCGCGCTTCTGCTGCCGGAAACCGACGAGGCGCAGGCGACGCGAACCGCAGCGGTGCTCGCCATGCTGTTCGAGGGCGCCACGCTCAAGGCGCAGACGAGCCGGGCCGAGGAGGCGATCCGCGGGCTGCGGGATGGCACGCAGGCGCTTCTTGCCCGGGCGGGCATCCGCTCGTGA
- a CDS encoding EamA family transporter produces the protein MSPLVIGLALSAAFAHASWNAFLRSGADRFWVVTVMSLTMVPVALPFALLLPLPPADAWPFLLLSSLLQTGYSLFLVAAYRHGDLGQVYPIVRGTVPVLATIGAFMLADEVLSPTSVLGIALIACGILGLVVGRGQVAGRPLLWALATGALVAAYATVDALGVRHAGDPIGYAAWICLFYGALLPLAFRLTRGPLRIDPRSVETWRAAGGGVVSLVAYVLVVTAFSLGPTGPVTALRETSVVFAALIGAAFLGERLTMRRLASCLAVALGAVCIGLRG, from the coding sequence GTGAGCCCGCTCGTCATCGGCCTCGCTCTCTCGGCCGCGTTCGCCCATGCCTCGTGGAACGCCTTCCTGCGCTCGGGCGCCGACCGCTTCTGGGTCGTCACGGTGATGAGCCTGACGATGGTTCCCGTGGCGCTGCCCTTCGCCTTGCTCCTGCCCTTGCCGCCCGCCGACGCCTGGCCGTTTCTCCTGCTCTCCTCGCTCTTGCAGACCGGCTACAGCCTGTTCCTCGTGGCCGCCTATCGCCACGGCGATCTTGGCCAGGTCTACCCGATCGTTCGCGGCACCGTGCCCGTTCTGGCGACGATCGGCGCCTTCATGCTTGCGGACGAGGTCTTGTCGCCGACCAGCGTTCTGGGGATTGCGCTGATCGCCTGTGGCATTCTGGGTCTGGTCGTCGGGCGCGGGCAGGTCGCCGGGAGACCGCTCCTCTGGGCGCTGGCGACTGGCGCACTCGTTGCCGCTTACGCGACCGTCGATGCGCTGGGCGTGCGCCATGCCGGCGACCCGATCGGCTACGCCGCCTGGATCTGCCTCTTTTACGGCGCCCTTCTGCCCCTCGCCTTCCGGCTCACGCGTGGGCCGCTTCGGATCGACCCTCGCTCAGTGGAGACCTGGAGGGCCGCCGGCGGCGGCGTGGTCTCGCTGGTCGCCTATGTCCTGGTGGTGACAGCCTTTTCGTTGGGCCCCACCGGGCCGGTCACGGCTCTTCGCGAGACGAGCGTCGTGTTCGCGGCTCTGATCGGCGCGGCTTTCCTGGGCGAAAGACTGACGATGCGTCGGCTTGCCTCCTGCCTTGCCGTCGCGCTTGGCGCCGTCTGCATCGGCCTTCGAGGGTGA
- a CDS encoding TetR/AcrR family transcriptional regulator codes for MMIEREMGGPKRGRTRERILDLTLALFNDRGPERVTTAEIARTAGINEGNLYYHFRTKESLVLALFARFEDEAGALADRDVPPSPGEARTYGEFLASWFAIVWRYRFLFRDLLALTTESPSLVEPIRALSGRMRVAVEALVRRMMADGLVFIPEDDLPAILANVWIVSTYWAVYLSLQEGVDRLDDTHLGWGLNQVSSLFRPYLTPSARDALFSASEPGDPPAV; via the coding sequence ATGATGATCGAGAGAGAGATGGGCGGGCCGAAGCGCGGCCGAACACGCGAGCGCATCCTCGACCTCACGCTCGCGCTCTTCAACGACCGCGGCCCCGAACGCGTCACCACGGCGGAGATCGCCCGCACGGCGGGAATCAACGAGGGCAATCTCTATTACCACTTCCGCACCAAGGAGAGCCTGGTGCTGGCGCTGTTCGCGCGGTTCGAGGACGAGGCTGGCGCGCTCGCGGACCGGGACGTCCCGCCCTCGCCCGGCGAGGCGCGAACCTATGGCGAGTTCCTGGCCTCGTGGTTCGCGATCGTCTGGCGCTACCGCTTCCTGTTCCGCGATCTCCTGGCGCTGACGACGGAGAGCCCGTCCCTGGTGGAGCCGATCCGGGCCTTGAGCGGGCGGATGCGCGTAGCCGTCGAGGCGCTGGTGCGGCGGATGATGGCCGATGGCCTCGTCTTCATTCCCGAGGACGACCTCCCGGCGATCCTCGCGAATGTCTGGATCGTCTCGACCTATTGGGCGGTCTATCTCAGCCTTCAGGAAGGCGTCGATCGCCTCGACGACACGCATCTGGGCTGGGGCCTGAACCAGGTGTCGAGCCTGTTCAGGCCCTATCTCACACCGTCTGCCAGGGACGCGTTGTTTTCGGCGTCCGAGCCTGGGGACCCGCCAGCGGTGTGA
- a CDS encoding ribonucleoside-diphosphate reductase subunit alpha, producing MSLLPSSTALPSPFPVLSVDAGAADLASSLAARVLRRNGAVSGFDASKITVAMTKAFLAVEGRQAAASTRVHDTVRQLTDEVVAALTRRSGGDRLLHIEDIQDQVELALMRSEHPKVARAYVLYREEHARARAAQATASQTQAAPALSVRQADGSLAPLDEARLARVVTEASDGLDGVSPDAILAETRRNLYDGLTLSELAEAPVMAARTLIETEPNYAFASARLLLDKLRGEALSFLAGSPRTATQADMAVLYAETFPAYLDRGIAAGLIDPELARFDVARCAAALTSERDNLFQFLGLQTLTDRYFLQTEGVRFELPQWFFMRVAMGLALREVDREARAVEFYELLSSFRFMASTPTLFNAGTPRPQLSSCFLTTVADDLGGIFKAVKDNALLAKYSGGLGNDWTPVRGLGAHIKGTNGQSQGIVPFLKVANDTAIAVNQGGKRKGAVCAYLETWHIDVEEFLDLRKNTGDDRRRTHDMNTAHWVPDFFMQRVAENGDWTLFSPDEVPGLHDLYGRAFAEAYEGHEIRAARGEIRVHRRVKAVDLWRRMLTMLFETGHPWITFKDPCNIRSPQGHIGTVHSSNLCTEITLNTSASEVAVCNLGSVNLASHVNSEGLDRSLLARTVKTAMRMLDNVVDINFYTIPEARASNLRHRPVGLGLMGFQDALQALRLAYASEAAVAFADTSMEVLSYEAISASVDLAAERGRYPSFDGSLWSRGILPIDSVELLAEARGGTLDLDRSSTLDWAALRERVRTVGMRNSNTMAIAPTATISNICGVSQSIEPAYQNLFVKANMSGDFTVVNAALVRDLKARGLWDEVMVSDLKYYDGSLGPIDRVPEDLKRLYATAFEIDSAWLIEAAARRQKWIDQAQSLNLYLAAPSGKALDALYRLAWERGLKTTYYLRTRSATHVEKSTLKGTDGKLNAVSAAPLAGAPEEIRVPDEAWGKACRIDDPECEACQ from the coding sequence ATGTCTCTTCTTCCTTCTTCCACGGCCTTGCCGTCGCCGTTCCCGGTCCTGTCCGTCGATGCCGGTGCAGCCGATCTCGCATCTTCGCTGGCAGCGCGCGTCCTGCGCCGCAATGGCGCCGTCTCAGGGTTCGACGCTTCGAAGATCACGGTCGCGATGACCAAGGCGTTTCTTGCCGTCGAGGGGCGGCAGGCCGCCGCCTCCACCCGCGTCCACGACACGGTGCGGCAGCTGACCGACGAGGTCGTCGCCGCGCTCACCCGCCGCTCGGGCGGCGACCGCCTCCTTCATATCGAGGACATCCAGGACCAGGTCGAGCTCGCGTTGATGCGTTCGGAGCATCCGAAGGTCGCCCGCGCCTATGTCCTCTACCGCGAGGAGCACGCCCGCGCCCGCGCGGCGCAGGCCACCGCGTCGCAAACACAGGCCGCGCCCGCGTTGTCCGTCCGGCAGGCGGACGGCTCCCTCGCGCCGCTCGACGAAGCCCGTCTGGCCCGCGTCGTGACGGAAGCGTCCGACGGCCTCGACGGCGTGTCGCCGGACGCGATCCTCGCTGAAACGCGGCGCAACCTCTACGATGGACTCACGCTCAGTGAACTCGCCGAGGCGCCCGTCATGGCGGCGCGGACCCTGATCGAGACCGAGCCGAACTATGCCTTCGCCTCGGCTCGGCTGCTACTCGACAAGCTGCGCGGCGAGGCGCTGTCGTTCCTCGCCGGCTCGCCCAGGACGGCGACGCAGGCCGACATGGCGGTGCTCTACGCCGAGACCTTCCCGGCCTATCTCGACCGGGGCATCGCGGCCGGGCTGATCGATCCCGAACTCGCCCGCTTCGACGTGGCGCGATGTGCTGCGGCGCTGACATCGGAGCGCGACAACCTCTTCCAGTTCCTCGGCCTGCAGACGCTCACCGACCGCTACTTCCTCCAGACGGAAGGGGTCCGCTTCGAGCTGCCACAATGGTTCTTCATGCGCGTCGCCATGGGATTGGCGCTGCGCGAGGTTGATCGCGAGGCCCGCGCCGTCGAGTTCTACGAGCTTCTGTCGAGTTTCCGCTTCATGGCCTCGACGCCGACGCTGTTCAACGCCGGGACCCCGCGCCCGCAGCTTTCCTCCTGCTTCCTCACCACCGTCGCCGACGATCTAGGCGGCATCTTCAAGGCGGTGAAGGACAACGCGCTGCTCGCCAAATATTCCGGGGGCTTAGGCAACGACTGGACGCCGGTGCGGGGCCTCGGCGCCCACATCAAGGGCACCAACGGGCAGAGCCAGGGCATCGTGCCCTTCCTGAAGGTGGCCAACGACACGGCCATCGCCGTCAACCAGGGCGGCAAGCGCAAGGGCGCGGTCTGCGCCTATCTCGAGACCTGGCATATCGATGTCGAGGAGTTCCTCGACCTGCGCAAGAACACGGGCGACGATCGGCGCCGCACGCACGACATGAACACGGCGCACTGGGTGCCCGATTTCTTCATGCAGCGCGTGGCCGAGAACGGCGACTGGACCCTGTTCTCGCCCGACGAGGTGCCGGGCCTGCATGACCTTTACGGGCGGGCCTTCGCTGAGGCCTACGAAGGGCATGAGATCAGGGCCGCGCGCGGCGAGATCCGCGTCCACCGCCGCGTGAAGGCGGTCGATCTCTGGCGGCGCATGCTGACCATGCTGTTCGAGACCGGCCATCCCTGGATCACGTTCAAGGACCCCTGCAACATCCGCTCGCCGCAGGGTCATATCGGCACCGTGCACTCCTCGAACCTGTGCACCGAGATCACCCTCAACACCTCCGCCTCCGAGGTCGCGGTCTGCAATCTCGGCTCGGTGAACCTCGCGAGCCACGTCAACTCCGAAGGGCTTGACCGCTCGCTCCTCGCACGGACGGTGAAGACCGCGATGCGCATGCTCGACAATGTCGTGGACATCAATTTCTACACGATTCCCGAGGCGCGGGCGTCGAACCTCAGGCACCGTCCCGTCGGCCTCGGCCTCATGGGCTTCCAGGACGCGCTCCAGGCGCTGCGGCTCGCCTATGCCAGCGAGGCGGCGGTGGCCTTCGCCGACACGAGCATGGAGGTGCTGAGCTATGAGGCGATCTCCGCCTCGGTGGACCTCGCAGCCGAACGCGGGCGCTACCCCTCATTCGACGGCTCGCTCTGGTCGCGCGGCATCCTGCCGATCGACAGTGTCGAGCTGCTGGCCGAAGCGCGCGGCGGCACGCTCGACCTCGACCGCTCAAGCACCCTCGACTGGGCGGCCCTGAGGGAGCGTGTCCGAACCGTCGGCATGCGCAACTCCAACACGATGGCGATCGCGCCGACGGCGACGATTTCGAACATCTGTGGCGTGTCGCAGTCGATCGAGCCCGCCTACCAGAACCTCTTCGTCAAGGCGAACATGTCGGGCGACTTCACGGTGGTGAACGCCGCGCTGGTTCGCGACCTGAAGGCGAGGGGGCTCTGGGACGAGGTCATGGTCTCCGACCTCAAATACTACGACGGCTCGCTCGGGCCCATCGACCGCGTGCCGGAGGACCTGAAGCGCCTCTACGCCACGGCCTTCGAAATCGACTCGGCGTGGCTGATAGAGGCCGCGGCACGGCGCCAGAAGTGGATCGACCAGGCGCAGTCGCTGAACCTCTATCTCGCCGCCCCATCGGGCAAGGCGCTCGACGCGCTCTACCGGCTCGCATGGGAGCGGGGTCTCAAGACGACCTACTACCTGCGCACGCGCTCGGCGACGCATGTCGAGAAGTCCACTCTGAAGGGGACGGACGGCAAGCTGAATGCCGTTTCGGCGGCGCCTTTGGCGGGGGCACCAGAGGAAATCCGCGTGCCGGACGAGGCCTGGGGCAAGGCCTGCCGGATCGACGATCCCGAGTGCGAGGCCTGCCAATAA
- a CDS encoding LysR family transcriptional regulator encodes MARNLDIALLRTFATVADQRSMTRASERLHLTQGAISQQIARLEGMVGDALLLRDPRGLRLTPAGERLLRRVRPLIAANDEIWSEIEGGVASGPVRLGLPFDLVGPCFASALKDYCEAFPRIDLSLTCASSPDLLDLIGEGRIDIAVVEEEAGSASGETLAIDRLVWVSARAGQAPLRSPMPISLVAETCVFRPAVLAALAQAERASRMVFENGGLDATRTMVRMDMAVSAWLATTVPADLDIVAPDAGLPPLPSYAITLHRADSARGAAFDELVRTLREAMARPRLAA; translated from the coding sequence ATGGCCCGAAACCTCGACATCGCTCTTCTCAGAACCTTCGCGACCGTGGCGGACCAGCGCAGCATGACGCGCGCGAGCGAGCGCCTGCATCTCACGCAAGGGGCGATCAGCCAGCAGATCGCGCGGCTCGAAGGGATGGTGGGCGACGCCCTGTTGCTGCGCGATCCGCGCGGCCTGCGCCTGACGCCCGCCGGCGAGCGCCTCCTGCGGCGCGTGCGTCCGCTGATCGCCGCCAACGACGAAATCTGGTCGGAGATCGAGGGCGGCGTCGCCTCCGGCCCGGTGCGGCTTGGCTTGCCCTTCGATCTCGTCGGCCCCTGCTTCGCCAGTGCTCTGAAGGACTATTGCGAAGCCTTTCCGCGCATCGACCTTTCGCTCACCTGCGCATCCTCGCCCGATCTTCTCGACCTGATCGGGGAGGGACGCATCGACATCGCGGTGGTCGAGGAGGAGGCCGGGTCGGCCAGCGGTGAGACGCTGGCGATCGACCGCCTCGTCTGGGTCTCGGCACGGGCGGGCCAGGCGCCGCTTCGCAGCCCAATGCCGATCTCGCTGGTGGCCGAGACCTGCGTGTTCCGGCCCGCCGTCCTGGCGGCGCTGGCGCAGGCGGAACGCGCCAGCCGGATGGTGTTCGAGAACGGCGGGCTCGACGCGACGCGAACGATGGTCCGCATGGACATGGCCGTGTCGGCCTGGCTCGCCACCACCGTTCCAGCCGATCTCGACATCGTCGCGCCGGACGCCGGCCTGCCTCCGCTGCCGAGCTACGCCATCACCCTGCACCGGGCCGACAGCGCGCGGGGCGCGGCGTTCGACGAACTCGTGCGCACCCTTCGCGAGGCCATGGCGAGGCCGCGCTTGGCGGCGTGA
- a CDS encoding LysE family translocator, translating to MNTMAPLVLFALVSTISPGGATTLATISGANFGFRPSLPLIAGIAAGLASMAALAGFGLAGLLLALPSLALAMKASGSAYLLWLAWQTARRGAPRLDGNARPSGFLAGVWMLWHNPKGWAMTTGAAASFVAVASGPVQLGALLAAVFGLLALASLALWCAAGLVLARAMRGDRHWRRLNRLLGLLLALSIVPVWL from the coding sequence ATGAATACAATGGCGCCCCTCGTCCTCTTCGCCCTCGTCTCGACCATCAGTCCGGGTGGAGCGACGACCCTTGCCACCATCTCGGGCGCTAATTTCGGCTTCCGTCCCTCCCTTCCCCTCATCGCGGGCATCGCGGCGGGTCTCGCTTCGATGGCGGCGCTGGCCGGGTTCGGCCTGGCCGGGCTCCTTCTCGCACTGCCCTCGCTCGCCCTCGCCATGAAGGCTTCGGGCTCGGCCTATCTGCTCTGGCTGGCGTGGCAGACCGCGCGGCGGGGCGCCCCGCGCCTGGACGGGAATGCGCGGCCGAGCGGCTTTCTCGCAGGCGTCTGGATGCTCTGGCACAATCCGAAGGGCTGGGCGATGACGACGGGAGCGGCGGCCTCCTTCGTGGCTGTTGCCTCCGGCCCGGTGCAGCTCGGCGCACTTCTGGCCGCCGTCTTCGGCCTTCTTGCCCTCGCCTCGCTCGCGCTGTGGTGCGCGGCGGGTCTCGTTCTGGCGCGGGCCATGCGCGGCGATCGGCACTGGCGAAGGCTCAACAGGCTGCTCGGCCTGCTCTTGGCCCTCTCCATTGTCCCCGTCTGGCTATAA
- a CDS encoding ribonucleotide-diphosphate reductase subunit beta produces MLDWNDTATADAATPIPDVGPPTATGTEAVDRNGGRVSVSEKRMINARADVNQLLPMRYGWAWEKYLSACNNHWMPTEVSMQADIALWKSAEGLTPEERRMVKRNLGFFAASESLVANNIVLAIYRHLTNPECRQYLLRQAFEEAVHTHTFQYIVESLGLDEGELFNMYREVPSITDKAAWALQHTQGIEDPHFRTGTPEADRAFLKDLVAFYVVFEGMWFYTGFAQILSLGRRGKMQGIAEQYQYILRDESIHLNFGIDVINQIKAENPHLWTAAFQDELRAMLREGAELEAAYGRDTMPVGFLGLNASACESYMRFIANRRCAQLGLAPVFPDTENPFPWMSEVMDLKKEKNFFETRVIEYQNGGALAWD; encoded by the coding sequence ATGCTCGACTGGAACGACACCGCCACCGCCGACGCCGCCACGCCCATCCCCGATGTCGGGCCACCCACGGCGACTGGCACCGAGGCCGTCGATCGCAACGGCGGCCGCGTCTCGGTCTCCGAGAAGCGGATGATCAATGCCCGCGCCGACGTGAACCAGCTCCTGCCCATGCGCTACGGCTGGGCCTGGGAGAAGTACCTTTCGGCCTGCAACAACCACTGGATGCCGACCGAGGTCTCCATGCAGGCCGACATCGCGCTTTGGAAGTCGGCGGAGGGTCTGACGCCCGAAGAGCGGCGCATGGTGAAGCGCAACTTGGGCTTCTTCGCCGCCTCGGAATCGCTCGTCGCCAACAACATCGTGCTCGCGATCTATCGCCACCTCACCAACCCCGAATGCCGGCAGTACCTGCTGCGCCAGGCCTTCGAGGAGGCCGTCCACACGCACACGTTCCAGTACATCGTGGAATCGCTCGGGCTCGACGAGGGCGAGCTTTTCAACATGTATCGCGAAGTCCCGTCGATCACCGACAAGGCGGCCTGGGCGCTCCAGCACACGCAGGGCATCGAGGACCCGCATTTCCGAACCGGCACACCGGAGGCGGACCGCGCCTTCCTGAAGGACCTCGTCGCCTTCTACGTCGTGTTCGAAGGCATGTGGTTCTACACCGGCTTCGCGCAGATCCTGTCGCTCGGGCGACGGGGCAAGATGCAGGGCATTGCCGAGCAGTATCAATATATCCTGCGCGACGAGTCGATCCATCTGAACTTCGGCATCGACGTCATCAACCAGATCAAGGCGGAGAACCCCCATCTCTGGACGGCCGCCTTTCAGGACGAGCTGCGCGCCATGCTGCGCGAGGGCGCCGAGCTGGAAGCCGCCTATGGCCGCGACACGATGCCCGTCGGCTTCCTCGGGCTGAACGCGAGCGCCTGCGAGAGCTACATGCGCTTCATCGCCAACCGCCGCTGCGCCCAGCTCGGCCTCGCCCCCGTGTTCCCGGACACGGAAAACCCGTTCCCCTGGATGTCGGAGGTCATGGATCTGAAGAAGGAGAAGAACTTCTTCGAGACCCGTGTCATCGAGTATCAGAACGGCGGCGCGCTGGCCTGGGATTGA
- a CDS encoding alpha/beta hydrolase-fold protein — protein sequence MTRISLAIGACLALGPAPVMAEQKAMTAEARIPADLHYLLSTPRGYETSGETYPLIVWLHGGDQGGSDIDKVRSSGLPALIDGGRDIPFIVFSPQNPSEELLYPIEKVKAVLDEVMARYRVDPSRVSVVGYSRGAFGAWAMAEQYPETFAAVVPIAGGGNRHYLNRTSENAAFWVFHGTDDDVIPLSDSVVLYERLKTLKRDARLTVFENTSHQAVEAAALDETGLWDWLLKQRLASKPAP from the coding sequence ATGACCCGTATCTCACTTGCCATCGGCGCCTGTCTCGCGCTCGGCCCCGCACCGGTCATGGCCGAACAGAAGGCCATGACGGCGGAGGCGCGGATTCCAGCCGATCTCCATTATCTGCTGTCCACGCCTCGCGGCTACGAGACGTCGGGCGAGACCTATCCGCTCATCGTCTGGCTGCATGGCGGCGACCAGGGCGGGAGCGACATCGACAAGGTGCGCTCGAGCGGACTGCCGGCCCTGATCGACGGCGGCCGCGACATCCCCTTCATCGTCTTTTCGCCGCAGAACCCGAGCGAGGAACTGCTCTACCCCATCGAGAAGGTGAAGGCCGTGCTGGACGAGGTCATGGCCCGCTACAGGGTCGATCCCAGCCGCGTCTCGGTGGTCGGCTACAGCCGGGGTGCGTTCGGGGCCTGGGCCATGGCCGAGCAATACCCGGAGACCTTCGCCGCCGTCGTGCCGATCGCCGGTGGCGGCAACCGGCACTATCTCAACCGGACAAGCGAGAACGCGGCGTTCTGGGTCTTCCACGGCACCGACGACGACGTCATTCCGCTGTCGGACTCCGTGGTGCTCTACGAGCGGCTCAAGACCCTCAAGCGCGACGCACGGCTGACCGTCTTCGAGAACACCAGCCATCAAGCGGTCGAGGCGGCGGCGCTGGACGAGACCGGCTTGTGGGACTGGCTGCTGAAGCAACGGCTGGCCAGCAAGCCGGCACCGTAG